CTGAGCTGGATTGTGATCGATCCCGCCGCGAAGCGAGCGGTGAACGTGGCGAGCCGGAGAGCGGTGTCGGTGCGGCGGCACTGGCTGACCGGTGAGGTGGAGGCGAGGTTTCCGATGGTTGTGTCGGGCGGAGAGAGAGGGACGGCGGCGGAAGCGGCCGTGTGCGGCGCGGTGGTGACGTGGGGAGTGAGTGACGGAGGGGAGATGAACGTGAGAGAGGTGAGTCTGCAAATTGAAGACATGGATGGGACGCACTTGAACGGTAGGGATAGTTTGGTAATTTTAAAGAGGGCGCTTGAGGGTAAAAGGGTAAAAGCGAacgttgaagaagaagagaaaagttACGAAGAGTTTATGAAGGAGaaggaagaaaggaaagagagaaAGGCGAGAGTTGAGGGAAGGTTGGATATGCTTTGCGTGGGTCTAGCGACGTTAGCGTTTGCGGGGCTTTTTGGTCTTTTTGTCTTCTGGAGATGGCACTGAAAATACACTTGAACGAAACGACGAACGTTCTTTCTGTCGTTTAACATTTTACGGAGCAAATCGATGTGTGTGAAATTGTGAATGAAAGAGCGAAACATACATTTGTGGATTAGTGAGAGATTTTACATTATTACACGGATCAAAGTATCTGTTGTTGTTATACTGAATTAATATTTACTAGTAAAGATAGCAATGTATAATTAAATGTGTAATATGTAACTTGGAACTTGTAGTAATAGAACTCAATTAATCATCTTCATTATGTTTGTGATGGGGAATCTGTTCCCATTTTGTCTACACATAACTACCAATTCTCATTGAAGCATATTGAggaattaatgataaaaaatggTTAGAAGCAAA
This sequence is a window from Arachis duranensis cultivar V14167 chromosome 2, aradu.V14167.gnm2.J7QH, whole genome shotgun sequence. Protein-coding genes within it:
- the LOC107476179 gene encoding probable F-box protein At2g36090 — encoded protein: MWPSSNSPRVSQVISTFPNASRSFFSDSFTASRPPVTAITNSSNGFTKIQEAVTEIISAVDLFYGEDLMLSKVIETETETGWFLCSPFRVDLLDPKEAVRTEVSYRDDTCHNMVERLRLSWIVIDPAAKRAVNVASRRAVSVRRHWLTGEVEARFPMVVSGGERGTAAEAAVCGAVVTWGVSDGGEMNVREVSLQIEDMDGTHLNGRDSLVILKRALEGKRVKANVEEEEKSYEEFMKEKEERKERKARVEGRLDMLCVGLATLAFAGLFGLFVFWRWH